One region of Bosea sp. 29B genomic DNA includes:
- a CDS encoding heavy metal translocating P-type ATPase, translating to MNADHVAATEPNTASSSGPAPSALATNQGHGTSRPQPVPDEKDPVCGMTVDSATTAHHAEFEGKPYHFCSSGCRTKFVAEPLKYLATAPAKTTAASEGEIYTCPMHPQIRQVGPGQCPICGMALEPVVVSAEAKPNAELIDMTRRFWIGLVLAAPVFAIEMGGHMTGLDHLIPRNLSNWIQFALATPVVLWAGWPFFERGWQSILTRNLNMFTLIAMGTGVAWIYSVVATLAPGIFPQAFRSQDGSVAVYFEAAAVITVLVLLGQVLELRARESTSGAIRALLDLAPKTARRILDDGREEEVTLDAVAVGHRLRVRPGEKVPVDGDVMEGRSSIDESMVTGESMPTTKTVGDHVIGGTMNQSGSLLIEAKRVGHDSMLAQIVQLVAKAQRSRAPIQRLADQVAGYFVPVVIAMALLAFGAWAIWGPEPRLAFGLVAAVSVLIIACPCALGLATPMSIMVGVGRGAEVGVLIKNAEALERMEKVDTLVVDKTGTLTEGKPAVTAIVAYESFEEAEVLRLAASVEKASEHPLAVAIVAAAVTRNIKTSVVTDFDSPTGKGALGTVDGRKVVIGNAAFMAEHGVDVAPLAAAADDLRREGATAIFIGIDGQVAGTMAIADPVKESTPSALAALKEEGIRVVMLTGDNRTTAEAVARRLGITEIEADVLPEQKSAVVEKFKREGRVVAMAGDGVNDAPALAAADIGIAMGSGTDVAIESAGLTLLKGDLNGIVRARHLSQATMSNIRQNLFFAFVYNAAGIPIAAGVLYPIFGVLLSPIIAAAAMALSSVSVIANAIRLRTIRL from the coding sequence ATGAATGCCGACCACGTTGCTGCCACGGAGCCGAACACCGCATCTTCGTCGGGGCCTGCGCCAAGCGCGTTGGCGACAAACCAAGGCCACGGCACCTCACGCCCGCAGCCGGTACCTGATGAGAAGGACCCAGTCTGCGGCATGACGGTCGATTCCGCGACGACGGCTCATCATGCCGAGTTCGAGGGCAAGCCATATCACTTCTGCTCTTCGGGCTGCCGGACGAAATTCGTCGCGGAACCCCTGAAATACCTCGCGACAGCACCAGCCAAGACGACAGCGGCTTCGGAGGGAGAGATCTATACCTGTCCGATGCATCCCCAGATCCGGCAGGTGGGCCCCGGTCAATGCCCGATCTGCGGCATGGCGCTCGAGCCGGTCGTCGTCAGCGCCGAAGCCAAGCCCAACGCCGAGCTCATCGATATGACGCGCCGGTTCTGGATCGGGCTGGTTCTGGCGGCACCTGTCTTCGCAATCGAGATGGGAGGGCACATGACCGGGCTTGATCACCTGATACCCCGCAACCTGTCCAACTGGATCCAGTTTGCTCTGGCGACGCCTGTCGTACTCTGGGCCGGGTGGCCGTTCTTCGAGCGCGGCTGGCAGTCGATCCTGACCCGCAACCTCAACATGTTCACGTTGATTGCCATGGGCACGGGCGTGGCTTGGATCTACAGCGTGGTTGCAACGCTCGCACCCGGCATTTTCCCGCAGGCGTTCCGCAGCCAGGACGGCTCGGTCGCGGTCTATTTCGAGGCCGCTGCCGTGATTACCGTCCTCGTCCTCCTCGGACAGGTCCTGGAACTGCGTGCACGCGAAAGCACCAGTGGCGCGATCCGGGCGCTGCTCGATCTAGCGCCTAAGACAGCTCGCCGCATCTTGGACGATGGCCGCGAGGAGGAAGTCACGCTCGATGCTGTCGCAGTCGGGCACCGCCTGCGTGTCCGGCCCGGCGAGAAAGTTCCGGTCGATGGCGACGTCATGGAAGGACGAAGCTCCATCGATGAATCGATGGTCACCGGCGAGTCGATGCCGACTACGAAAACAGTCGGCGATCACGTCATCGGCGGCACAATGAACCAGTCGGGCAGTCTGCTCATCGAGGCCAAGCGTGTCGGTCATGACAGCATGCTCGCGCAAATCGTCCAGCTCGTCGCCAAGGCGCAGCGGAGCCGCGCACCAATCCAGCGACTCGCCGATCAGGTCGCGGGCTATTTCGTACCCGTCGTCATCGCGATGGCATTACTCGCCTTTGGAGCCTGGGCGATCTGGGGGCCCGAGCCACGCCTGGCCTTCGGGCTCGTGGCGGCCGTCTCGGTCCTCATCATCGCCTGCCCCTGCGCACTGGGGCTGGCAACGCCGATGTCGATCATGGTCGGCGTGGGGCGCGGCGCCGAGGTCGGCGTCCTGATCAAGAACGCCGAAGCACTGGAGCGCATGGAGAAGGTCGATACGCTCGTGGTCGACAAGACGGGCACGCTCACCGAGGGCAAACCGGCGGTTACCGCGATCGTAGCTTACGAGAGCTTTGAAGAGGCCGAGGTCCTCAGGCTGGCTGCCAGCGTCGAGAAGGCCAGCGAACATCCTCTGGCGGTTGCCATCGTGGCGGCTGCCGTCACGCGAAACATCAAGACGTCGGTGGTAACGGACTTCGATTCTCCGACTGGTAAAGGTGCGCTTGGCACGGTCGACGGCCGCAAAGTGGTCATCGGCAACGCGGCGTTCATGGCCGAGCACGGCGTCGATGTCGCGCCCCTCGCGGCAGCCGCCGACGACCTGCGGCGCGAAGGTGCGACCGCCATCTTCATCGGCATCGACGGACAAGTCGCAGGCACGATGGCCATCGCCGATCCGGTCAAGGAATCGACCCCCTCGGCCTTGGCGGCACTAAAGGAAGAAGGCATCCGGGTCGTCATGCTCACCGGTGACAACAGGACCACGGCGGAAGCCGTGGCGCGGCGGCTCGGCATCACCGAGATCGAAGCGGATGTCTTGCCGGAGCAGAAGAGCGCCGTCGTGGAAAAGTTCAAGCGCGAGGGACGGGTCGTCGCGATGGCCGGCGATGGCGTCAACGACGCGCCTGCGCTGGCGGCAGCCGATATCGGGATCGCCATGGGATCGGGGACCGACGTGGCCATCGAGAGTGCGGGACTGACGCTGCTGAAGGGCGACTTGAACGGGATCGTGCGGGCCAGGCATCTGTCGCAGGCGACGATGAGCAATATCCGCCAGAACCTGTTCTTCGCCTTCGTCTACAACGCCGCGGGTATCCCGATCGCCGCTGGCGTTCTCTATCCGATCTTCGGCGTCCTGCTCTCGCCGATCATCGCCGCAGCGGCCATGGCACTCTCGTCCGTCAGCGTCATCGCCAACGCGATCAGGCTGCGGACAATTCGCCTGTAG
- a CDS encoding transposase domain-containing protein: protein NALFAGHEVGAENWALLSSLVATCKLNDVNPVAYIAETLDAIINGHPQSGVEDLMPWRFRKSSIPNP, encoded by the coding sequence AAACGCCCTGTTCGCGGGCCACGAGGTCGGGGCGGAAAACTGGGCGCTGCTATCGTCCCTCGTCGCCACATGCAAGCTCAACGACGTCAATCCCGTCGCCTATATCGCTGAAACCCTCGACGCCATCATCAACGGCCACCCGCAAAGCGGCGTCGAAGATCTCATGCCGTGGCGCTTCCGGAAATCCTCAATCCCTAATCCATAG
- a CDS encoding FAD-binding dehydrogenase codes for MALEADVVIVGAGLAGLVAAAELADAGRKVVIVEQEPRASLGGQAHWSFGGLFLIDSPEQRRLRVRDSLALARQDWFGSAGFDRDEDRWPRAWADAYLDFAAGEKRSWLHRQGMRWFPVVGWAERGGYLATGHGNSVPRFHVTWGTGPGVLEPFLRRVAEAEAKGLIELRFRHRVTALTRSGGAVDGVEGEVLEDSAIDRGQASSRVVAGGFAIKAQAVIVASGGIGGNHELVRRNWPQRLGEPPQRMLSGVPAHVDGAMLAVAEAAGGRLINGDRMWHYVEGIGNWAPIWPAHAIRILPGPSSLWFDARGNRLPVPLFPGFDTLGTLEHLRRTGFDHSWFVTSRSIVAKEFALSGSEQNPDLTGKSWRQVIQRARAGMPAPVQAFLDKGEDFIVETDFSRLVSRMNALGGAGLIDEAHLREQIEARDRDADSPYGKDLQVTALRGARAYLGDRLIRTAKPHRILDPAHGPLIAVRLNILTRKSLGGLMTDLSARVLGQDGAPVPGLYAVGEAAGFGGGGLHGYRALEGTFLGGCLFSGRVAGRATAMAVG; via the coding sequence ATGGCGCTCGAGGCGGATGTGGTCATCGTCGGCGCGGGCCTTGCCGGCCTCGTCGCTGCCGCGGAGCTGGCCGATGCCGGCCGCAAGGTCGTCATCGTCGAGCAGGAACCGCGGGCTTCGCTCGGCGGGCAGGCGCATTGGTCCTTCGGCGGGCTCTTCCTGATCGATTCGCCCGAGCAGCGGCGCCTGCGGGTCAGGGATTCGCTGGCTCTCGCCCGGCAAGACTGGTTCGGCTCGGCCGGCTTCGATCGCGATGAAGACCGTTGGCCGAGGGCATGGGCTGACGCCTATCTCGATTTCGCCGCGGGCGAGAAGCGCAGCTGGCTGCACCGGCAGGGCATGCGCTGGTTCCCGGTCGTCGGCTGGGCCGAGCGCGGCGGCTATCTCGCCACCGGCCATGGCAATTCGGTGCCGCGCTTCCACGTCACCTGGGGTACGGGCCCGGGCGTGCTCGAACCCTTCCTGCGCCGTGTCGCGGAGGCTGAGGCGAAAGGGCTGATCGAATTGCGCTTCCGCCATCGCGTCACCGCCTTGACGCGCAGCGGCGGCGCTGTCGATGGCGTTGAGGGCGAGGTGCTGGAGGACAGCGCAATCGATCGCGGGCAGGCGAGTTCGCGCGTCGTGGCTGGCGGCTTCGCGATCAAGGCGCAGGCCGTGATCGTCGCCTCCGGCGGCATCGGCGGCAATCACGAACTCGTCCGCCGCAATTGGCCGCAACGCCTTGGCGAGCCGCCGCAGCGGATGCTGTCCGGCGTGCCGGCTCATGTCGACGGCGCCATGCTCGCCGTGGCGGAGGCGGCCGGCGGCCGCCTGATCAATGGCGACCGGATGTGGCACTATGTCGAGGGCATCGGCAACTGGGCTCCGATCTGGCCCGCGCATGCGATCCGCATCCTGCCCGGCCCGTCCTCGCTCTGGTTCGATGCCCGCGGCAATCGCCTGCCGGTGCCTCTGTTCCCCGGCTTCGACACGCTCGGCACGCTGGAACATCTGCGCCGGACCGGCTTCGATCATTCCTGGTTCGTCACCAGCCGCAGCATCGTCGCCAAGGAGTTCGCGCTCTCCGGCTCCGAACAGAACCCGGACCTCACCGGCAAGAGCTGGCGCCAGGTGATCCAGCGCGCTCGCGCCGGCATGCCGGCGCCGGTCCAAGCTTTCCTCGACAAGGGCGAGGATTTCATCGTTGAGACCGATTTTTCCCGCCTGGTCTCCCGGATGAACGCGCTCGGCGGCGCCGGGCTGATCGACGAGGCGCATCTGCGGGAGCAGATCGAGGCGCGCGATCGCGACGCCGACAGCCCCTATGGCAAGGACCTGCAGGTGACGGCGCTGCGCGGCGCGCGCGCCTATCTCGGCGACCGGCTGATCCGCACGGCAAAACCGCATCGCATCCTCGACCCGGCCCACGGCCCACTTATCGCGGTCCGCCTCAACATCCTGACGCGAAAATCGCTGGGCGGGCTGATGACCGATCTCTCGGCGCGCGTGCTGGGGCAGGATGGCGCGCCGGTGCCCGGGCTCTACGCCGTCGGCGAGGCCGCCGGCTTCGGCGGCGGCGGCCTGCACGGCTATCGCGCGCTGGAAGGCACCTTCCTCGGCGGCTGCCTGTTCTCGGGACGGGTCGCGGGCCGGGCGACGGCGATGGCGGTTGGATAG
- a CDS encoding phosphatidylserine decarboxylase codes for MPDARAAPTRATGLTPMSLVDSVRRTIVPIHKEGYVFIAIGVVATLVLGQLWAPFGWVGTLITLWICYFFRDPVRIVPQREGLVISPADGRISQIATAVPPPELELPAEPMTRISVFMNVFDCHVNRSPVAGRLTKMAYTPGLFLNAELDKASEDNERNALAIETPAGTIAVVQIAGLIARRIVPFVKEGDPLGQGERFGLIRFGSRVDVYLPQGVVPLVGEGQTAIAGETVLADFSGNDIGRAFRGI; via the coding sequence CTGCCAGATGCGCGCGCCGCGCCAACAAGAGCAACAGGACTAACGCCCATGTCTCTCGTCGACTCCGTCCGCCGGACGATCGTGCCGATCCACAAGGAAGGCTATGTCTTCATCGCCATCGGCGTGGTGGCGACGCTGGTGCTCGGCCAGCTCTGGGCGCCCTTCGGCTGGGTCGGCACGCTGATCACGCTGTGGATCTGCTATTTCTTCCGCGATCCCGTCCGCATCGTGCCGCAGCGCGAGGGGCTGGTGATCTCGCCCGCCGACGGCCGCATCAGCCAGATCGCCACCGCCGTGCCGCCGCCGGAGCTGGAGCTGCCGGCCGAGCCGATGACGCGCATCTCCGTGTTCATGAACGTCTTCGACTGCCATGTGAACCGCAGCCCGGTCGCCGGCCGCCTCACCAAGATGGCCTATACGCCCGGCCTCTTCCTCAATGCCGAGCTCGACAAGGCGAGCGAGGACAATGAGCGCAACGCGCTGGCGATCGAGACGCCGGCCGGCACCATCGCGGTCGTTCAGATCGCCGGGCTGATCGCCCGCCGCATCGTGCCCTTCGTCAAGGAGGGCGATCCGCTCGGGCAGGGCGAGCGCTTCGGCCTGATCCGCTTCGGCTCGCGCGTCGATGTCTACCTGCCGCAGGGTGTCGTCCCGCTGGTCGGCGAGGGCCAGACCGCGATCGCCGGCGAGACCGTGCTGGCCGATTTTTCGGGCAACGACATCGGCCGGGCGTTCCGGGGGATCTGA
- a CDS encoding phosphatidylcholine/phosphatidylserine synthase has product MSDLFPPFEPERVESKRTRFKAIPFRLIAPNVVTLIALCLGLTAMRLAVDGKFESATICILVAALLDGIDGRLARLLKGTSRFGAELDSLSDFVCFGVATGFVLWTFVLHDLRSFGWIIVLTLACAMALRLARFNVMIDDPNRPEWQKNFFVGMPAPAGAITAMLPFYLEFVGMPVREYGAPFVGLYILFIAFLTISRIPCYAGKTLGTRVPRDQVLPIFVAVVVIAGLLFAYPFEMLALVVAAYLALIPVSVARYRKLEREYDATAALPTVAEPAGIAEEAPPQA; this is encoded by the coding sequence ATGAGCGATCTCTTTCCGCCTTTCGAACCCGAGCGCGTCGAATCGAAGCGCACCCGCTTCAAGGCGATCCCGTTCCGGCTGATCGCGCCCAATGTCGTGACGCTGATCGCCCTCTGCCTCGGCCTGACCGCGATGCGGCTCGCGGTCGACGGCAAGTTCGAATCGGCGACGATCTGTATCCTCGTCGCAGCCTTGCTCGATGGCATCGACGGGCGCCTCGCGCGCCTGCTCAAGGGCACCTCGCGGTTCGGCGCCGAGCTCGATTCGCTTTCGGATTTCGTCTGCTTCGGCGTCGCCACCGGTTTCGTGCTCTGGACCTTCGTCCTGCACGACCTGCGCTCCTTCGGCTGGATCATCGTGCTGACGCTGGCCTGTGCCATGGCGCTCAGGCTGGCGCGCTTCAACGTGATGATCGACGATCCGAACCGTCCGGAATGGCAGAAGAACTTCTTCGTCGGCATGCCGGCTCCGGCCGGCGCGATCACCGCCATGCTGCCGTTCTACCTGGAGTTCGTCGGCATGCCGGTGCGGGAGTATGGCGCTCCCTTCGTCGGCCTCTACATCCTGTTCATCGCTTTCCTGACGATCTCGCGCATCCCCTGCTATGCCGGCAAGACGCTCGGCACCCGCGTTCCGCGCGACCAGGTGCTGCCGATCTTCGTCGCCGTTGTCGTCATCGCCGGCCTGCTCTTTGCTTATCCGTTCGAGATGCTGGCGCTGGTCGTCGCTGCTTATCTCGCGCTGATTCCGGTCAGCGTCGCACGCTACCGCAAGCTGGAGCGCGAGTACGATGCCACGGCAGCACTGCCGACGGTCGCCGAGCCGGCGGGCATAGCCGAAGAGGCTCCGCCGCAGGCGTGA
- a CDS encoding type II toxin-antitoxin system ParD family antitoxin: MRPLTISLSPQQLARLSKAVESGAYASNSEVLRDALRLWEQREELRELELARLKQAYEEGLASGEPIELSLDDLLSRFRAKAAGR; this comes from the coding sequence ATGCGTCCCTTGACCATCTCGCTCTCGCCCCAACAGCTCGCGCGCCTGAGCAAGGCGGTCGAGAGCGGCGCCTATGCCTCGAACAGCGAGGTCCTTCGCGATGCGTTGCGACTCTGGGAGCAGCGCGAAGAGTTGCGGGAACTCGAGCTCGCCCGGCTGAAGCAGGCCTACGAGGAGGGTTTGGCGAGCGGCGAACCGATCGAACTGAGTCTCGATGATCTGCTGTCACGCTTCCGCGCCAAGGCGGCTGGCCGATGA
- a CDS encoding type II toxin-antitoxin system RelE/ParE family toxin: protein MTKRVRYTPRAEADLFEIWVAVAKDSERAADALITRIVDKIELAAEVPYMGVARPTLGSRARILIEGRYVVIYQPGPPALSVVAVVHGRSDPETWLS from the coding sequence ATGACGAAAAGGGTTCGCTACACGCCGCGCGCGGAAGCGGACCTTTTTGAAATCTGGGTTGCCGTGGCGAAGGATAGCGAGCGAGCAGCAGATGCGCTGATCACCCGGATCGTCGACAAGATCGAGTTGGCCGCGGAAGTGCCCTATATGGGCGTCGCGCGGCCAACGCTCGGATCGCGAGCCCGCATTCTGATAGAAGGCCGCTACGTCGTCATTTACCAGCCCGGGCCGCCGGCACTATCGGTGGTTGCCGTGGTGCACGGCAGAAGCGACCCGGAAACCTGGCTGAGCTGA
- a CDS encoding Maf-like protein gives MNLFSSQKPPGWRPKLVLASASPRRLALLEQAGLKPDALLPSDLDESPLKGERPRDLARRLARAKAEAGLAGLTGRPDLEGAYILAADTVVAVGRRILPKAEIVDEAAACLRLLSGRAHRVYTGVALATPSGTIRERIVETRLRFKRLSSEDIENYLASGEWRGKAGAYAIQGIAGSFVVKLVGSYTGVVGLPLYETVNLLGGEGFPIRLGWLNVG, from the coding sequence TTGAATCTCTTCAGCTCCCAGAAGCCGCCGGGCTGGCGGCCCAAGCTGGTCCTGGCCTCGGCCTCGCCGCGGCGCCTGGCCTTGCTCGAACAGGCCGGCCTCAAGCCCGACGCGCTGCTGCCCTCCGATCTCGACGAGAGCCCGCTCAAGGGCGAGCGCCCGCGCGATCTCGCCCGCCGGCTCGCTCGTGCCAAGGCCGAAGCCGGGCTCGCCGGGCTGACAGGTCGGCCCGATCTCGAAGGCGCCTATATCCTCGCCGCCGACACCGTGGTCGCGGTCGGCCGCCGCATCCTGCCCAAGGCCGAGATCGTCGACGAGGCCGCTGCCTGCCTGCGCCTGCTCTCCGGCCGGGCGCACCGCGTCTATACCGGCGTCGCGCTGGCGACGCCGTCCGGCACGATCCGCGAGCGCATCGTCGAGACGCGGCTGCGCTTCAAGCGTCTCTCCAGCGAGGACATCGAGAACTACCTCGCCTCGGGCGAGTGGCGCGGCAAGGCGGGGGCCTATGCCATCCAGGGCATTGCCGGCTCCTTCGTGGTCAAGCTCGTCGGTTCCTATACCGGCGTGGTCGGCCTGCCGCTCTACGAGACCGTCAACCTGCTCGGCGGCGAGGGCTTCCCGATCCGCCTCGGCTGGCTGAATGTCGGCTGA
- a CDS encoding L-lactate permease — MILIWLSPLILFLGLILSGRSALIAGLVGTLCAALVAYIAGPNHPDAAAIIRHFAAGAWIGLPATLVIIAGLAFSLSLEKASDNADPAQPEHGALAETCLLRGPFLETATGFGVGYVVAVSGARRLGVDKAPALALATFSQILVPWGALGIGTRISADIAGVSLAALIWRIALVTALLGAALLPLFWRLSRQAGLSPALADRAEWAGLILLLMILLVAANLTLPLELAAIAALAPVMLLRFLRVKGWAGLDRALLARLMPYIALVVALALMRLVPAIHDRLEHPSFKPFADASAFAPLLSPALPLLIIALVVAIHRGGAKQAAALMKLTLQRAGRAALLTFLLVGMAWIMVGSGLAGGIGLAVSNVLGSWSAGIVPVAGALGGYLTGSNTGAGAVSMPLATALVPAGEARLAVIAAAVVAGSLLTAVSPVRVTMGQVLIKATTAETGQAMRALWPWFVLVVGFTVAIALMAAQLA; from the coding sequence ATGATCCTGATCTGGCTCTCGCCGCTGATCCTCTTCCTCGGCTTGATCCTGTCCGGTCGCTCGGCGCTCATCGCCGGGCTGGTCGGCACGCTCTGTGCCGCGCTTGTCGCCTATATCGCTGGCCCCAACCATCCGGACGCCGCTGCGATCATCCGGCATTTCGCTGCCGGCGCCTGGATCGGCCTGCCGGCGACACTGGTCATCATCGCCGGGCTCGCCTTTTCGCTCAGCCTGGAGAAGGCGAGCGATAACGCCGACCCAGCCCAGCCCGAGCACGGCGCGCTCGCCGAGACCTGCCTGCTGCGCGGGCCGTTCCTGGAAACCGCGACCGGCTTCGGCGTCGGCTATGTCGTCGCCGTTTCCGGCGCCCGCCGCCTCGGCGTCGACAAGGCGCCGGCACTGGCGCTCGCCACCTTCAGCCAGATCCTGGTGCCCTGGGGCGCGCTCGGCATCGGCACCAGGATCAGCGCCGATATCGCCGGCGTGTCGCTCGCGGCGCTGATCTGGCGGATCGCGCTGGTGACGGCGCTGCTCGGCGCGGCGCTGCTGCCGCTGTTCTGGCGCCTGTCGCGGCAGGCCGGCCTGTCGCCCGCCCTTGCCGACCGCGCCGAATGGGCTGGGCTCATCCTGCTGCTGATGATCTTGCTGGTTGCGGCCAATCTCACTTTGCCGCTGGAACTCGCCGCGATCGCGGCGCTGGCGCCGGTGATGCTGTTGCGCTTCCTGCGGGTGAAGGGCTGGGCTGGGCTCGACCGGGCACTGCTGGCGCGGCTCATGCCTTATATCGCGCTCGTCGTCGCGCTGGCGCTGATGCGGCTGGTGCCGGCGATCCATGACCGGCTGGAGCATCCGTCCTTCAAGCCTTTCGCCGACGCATCGGCCTTCGCGCCGCTGCTCTCGCCGGCCCTGCCGCTGCTCATCATCGCGCTCGTCGTCGCCATCCACCGAGGCGGGGCGAAGCAGGCCGCGGCCCTGATGAAACTGACCCTGCAGCGCGCCGGGCGCGCAGCCCTCCTGACCTTCCTGCTCGTCGGCATGGCCTGGATCATGGTCGGCTCCGGCCTTGCCGGCGGCATTGGGCTTGCCGTCAGCAACGTGCTCGGCTCCTGGTCGGCGGGGATCGTACCGGTCGCGGGCGCGCTCGGCGGCTATCTCACCGGCTCGAATACGGGCGCCGGCGCCGTCTCGATGCCGCTCGCGACCGCGCTCGTCCCGGCCGGCGAAGCAAGGCTCGCGGTGATCGCCGCCGCGGTCGTCGCCGGCAGCCTGCTCACGGCGGTCAGCCCGGTCCGCGTCACCATGGGCCAGGTCCTGATCAAGGCGACGACAGCCGAGACCGGGCAGGCGATGCGCGCGCTCTGGCCGTGGTTCGTGCTGGTCGTCGGTTTCACGGTCGCCATCGCGCTTATGGCCGCGCAGCTCGCCTGA
- a CDS encoding glucose 1-dehydrogenase has product MTKRLEGKVAIVAGAGSIGPGWGNGKATATVFAREGARVVCADRNLDAAQETANIIASEGGEAFAIRTDVTSEDDLRALVEATLSRYGRIDVLDNNVGIAEVGSVVDLPLETWERVFKVNLTGCFLAMKHVIPVMQRQFTEGGQGGSIINISSIASIRHTGVPYASYGASKAAMNQLTRTTAAQYAPQKIRVNAVLPGLMKTPMVEHSAGLAQTYGKGDVAAMWAKRDSQVPMGHMGEAWDVAWAALFLASDEARYVTGIELPVDGGVTLQYGA; this is encoded by the coding sequence ATGACGAAACGTCTCGAAGGCAAGGTCGCGATCGTCGCCGGCGCGGGCTCGATCGGCCCGGGCTGGGGCAATGGCAAGGCGACGGCGACGGTGTTCGCCCGCGAGGGCGCCAGGGTGGTCTGCGCCGACCGCAATCTCGACGCTGCCCAGGAGACCGCGAACATCATCGCCAGCGAAGGCGGCGAGGCCTTCGCGATCCGCACCGATGTCACCAGCGAGGACGATCTGCGTGCCCTCGTCGAGGCGACGCTCTCCCGCTATGGCCGCATCGACGTGCTCGACAACAATGTCGGCATCGCCGAGGTCGGCAGCGTCGTCGATCTGCCGCTGGAGACCTGGGAGCGCGTCTTCAAGGTCAATCTGACCGGCTGCTTCCTGGCGATGAAGCACGTCATCCCGGTGATGCAGCGCCAGTTCACTGAAGGCGGGCAGGGCGGCTCGATCATCAACATCTCCTCGATCGCCTCGATCCGCCACACCGGCGTGCCCTATGCCAGCTATGGCGCCAGCAAGGCGGCGATGAACCAGCTCACCCGCACGACGGCCGCCCAGTACGCTCCGCAGAAGATCCGCGTGAACGCGGTGCTGCCCGGGCTGATGAAGACGCCGATGGTCGAGCATTCGGCCGGGCTCGCCCAGACCTATGGCAAGGGCGACGTCGCGGCGATGTGGGCCAAGCGCGATTCGCAGGTTCCGATGGGCCATATGGGCGAGGCCTGGGACGTCGCCTGGGCAGCGCTCTTCCTCGCCAGCGACGAAGCGCGCTATGTCACCGGCATCGAGCTTCCAGTCGATGGCGGAGTGACCCTGCAATATGGCGCCTGA
- the yacG gene encoding DNA gyrase inhibitor YacG, with translation MAPEQPENPAPPARPCPICGKPAVQRFKPFCSARCSDIDLGRWLKGNYVIPGEPLDETEEAPTRRDEDV, from the coding sequence ATGGCGCCTGAACAACCCGAGAATCCCGCCCCGCCTGCGCGGCCTTGCCCGATCTGCGGCAAGCCGGCCGTGCAGCGCTTCAAGCCGTTCTGCTCGGCCCGCTGCTCCGACATCGACCTCGGCCGCTGGCTCAAGGGCAATTACGTGATTCCAGGCGAGCCGCTGGACGAGACCGAGGAAGCGCCGACGCGGCGCGACGAGGACGTCTGA